The Haliaeetus albicilla chromosome 27, bHalAlb1.1, whole genome shotgun sequence genome segment TGAGACAGCCACATCACCGCAGGACCAAATCTCAGCAAGTTCGATTCAAGGATGATGGTGTGAACACAAAGACAGAACTGGATACTAATCCTGCCCAAGATATAGCATTCAcaactggaaaaacagaaatatttaggGATCACAATCTTTTGCTACATCAATCTCCATCTTTTCCAAGGGCTCAGAAGGGGCTTCGGAATATTGCCATACAAACATCTCCTAGCCTCAGGAAACACTTCCcggtttttaaaaagaaaaagctgacaGTAAGCAAGTCATTAACAGAAATGCCAACGGAGCCTGCAAATTCTATCCAAGTAAATGGCAATCTTTCTGAACGAGACATTATGTCTTCAGATCTCTGTTACTTAAGAATAACTAATGATTTGGAAGATGGATTTAGAAATAGTGAGGTGGACTGTCAGTTAAGTCAAAGACcatcaaaaccacaaagcaatAGACCTATCCACTCAGATGATCTCTCAGTATCAGAGAAGACAACTGTTTCTACACAGGTGCCTGAATACATACATGTGAGTTTTCCACAAGACAGCAATGTTTCCATGGATGCACCAGACACAACCATGAATTTAAGTAATTCACTGCATTCTTCTACTGTCATaaatagcaatgaaaataatgaaagcagCATCCTGTCATCTAATTCTGAAAAAACATACCCTTGCCTAAGCAATTCTGCTAACTGCAGTGAATGTAATCCTCACTCTGACTCTTGTGAAGCAGATGAAAGTGATCCCGAGTCGCTTGCAGCCAGCAAAGAAGCAAGTAGTAAGGAAACTACTCCATTATCACCTCCAAATCACAGTTCATCTCCTTGTTTCCTCAGAGACTATCAACAGGCAGGAGAGCACAAAACAGATTCCAGCTGTGTGACATTAACAAATGATGATCACACAATAATGTCATTCACCAGCAGTAATGCATCAAAATCTATTTTGTCATGTAATacagaaatcaagaaaaattCTACACAGTCAGATGTTTTCCAGTGTAACAGCTGTTTAGAAGGATTTCACATAAAGTCTTATCTGCCaaggaatgaaataaaaccacaaaccacCAAAGAGATTAGTGAAATAAATCAAATTCATTTGGCACATGGTGAACTCTGTGCCCTACAAGGCAGGCTGCAGTCTGTAGAGGAATCCTTGCAGTCGAACCAGGAGAAGATTAAAGTACTTTTGAATGTAATCCAAGACCTGGAAAAATCCAGAGCCCTCAGTGAAGGGTATGGTGCACTTTAATATTAGTAATTTATCAGAAGTATAAAGTAGATGTTACCAATCTTTAAACCTTTGCTACTGAAAGAATCTTTCCTGCAATATTTAAAGATGAGTTTGCAAAAACAGTATCTTACGCCCTTTTTCTAGTATTTGGGCCTCAACAGAGAAGCAAGTCTCTTTATAGTGTGGCTTTAGATGACACTGCCTTTACCAAACCCAGTATGAGACACAGTTTATTACCTTTTTTATTTAGATCTGTGGTGTTAGATACAAAGGCACTGACACCTGAGAGTTGGTAGTCTCCATCTAGCTAAAATCTGTATGCAGTAGAACAACAAAACCGAACAGTCTAACATAGTAACGTAGCATGATAGAAACCTATGGCAAGCCAACTATCTCTTACCAGCAAGGTCAGATATGCATTTAGTGCCAAAGCAGTCCTATTGCTGAAACAGTTTATATCAGCAAAAACATGCTTCTGTTCAATAAATTATTACTGCCTTCATAAGCAAGCAAAACTGCCCACATGCCTCAGGACCAGGTCTTTGCACTTGTTCCCACGTGGACAGAAGAGGTTTGCATGGCTGTGCAAAAACTGTCAGGATATAAATAACTGAAGCCACAATTTTATACACCTCAGTCTTCTTAAAACTTCTTCAAaatagatttgtttttcttcagaatacTTTCTTTCTCAAAGTATTTTATCTGGGAATTGACATTACCTTATTGCATTTCTGATGAATAATTCTCCAACTCACACTCCAAATATGAATTTAcgctcatttaaaaaaattgatatCAATTAAGTTAACGTGTAATTTTACTGTGTACACATTACCTTTTTTGTCTGGAAATATTAACCAGTAATGTTCATCTGGCTGTTAGCAATGAAAATACTTCTGTAAGTTTCCACTGTGCCCACATAAATTTTTATTCCATGTAACATTTTTCCCATATAATTCAGCTCCAACCAGCCTCTCTCAGAGAGTTGTTCTTAGTCATTTTTCTCTATCCGAAAGCCCATATGATTTTCTAGCACCAATTACATAATAACCTAGACACAACAGACAAAATCCATATAGACATACTGATAACAAAAATGGaataatatttataaagcaccaaaacccccaaagttCAGTTTAGAAGCTAGATCCaaggcggggggtggggggtggggtgtgtgtgcgtgtgtgtgaggGAATCCAAGTACATGTCAAGCTTAAGCAATCACTTGTTTATAGTATATTTCATACAACTACCACCCAACTACAGTTCTTTAggaaattacaggaaaaaatacccaCTCCTTCTCCCCTGCATGTAGTTATATATGACAGAGTGGACAAGTTTCAATTATGTTTGAAAATCTGACCATTACAAAGAGTAACTTGCAGTGAAGCACAGTCAGATTATTCAGCAGTATTTACAGTCCATTTCTGTTCAGTTACCACATGGTCGAAAACAAAAATTTTGCCAAATATCTTTAAGTTTCACACTGAGATTCAATGATCAGCTTCAATCTATCTTGCTAGAATCATCTAGCAGTAAAACTGAACATTCTAAGTACTTGTGGAGGTAGCACAACAATGCATGTGGAGAACCTCCACTTAAATccaaaagcaatcagaaaattattttggtacCAACTGAACTCCCCTAATTCAAATAAAACTTGTTAAATGTAAGTATCATGCATCCTTCAGATGTAATGAGCCACTGACCTCAAATTGTTTCTAATGCAGATCTATCATAAAATACAATTCAACTCGAGTTGGTGTTAAGTATGAAAGTcacttctcttgttttcttaaCACTCCAAATTTGTATACTATCAGCAGTAAAAATCTGACTTGCTTCTACCCAagtggaaagagagaagaatagAAAGCATAACGGTAGAGATCAAATTGATTCACCAAAAGCATGGATATTCAAATACTTTAAAGTGTGTTTATAAGAAGCAGTTGCATATCTAAGTGTTTTCATAACAAGTATTCATGCAAGAACCAACCACCAGAATCTTAAGAGCATGAGGTGGGAAAGAAGCAAGACAAaaacataaatcaacatagGTCTTTTAAAGCAACCTTCTAATATAGAATTTGACACTAGAATTTTTAGTAAGGATAACAGAAGTGCtgaacagaattatttttatacatgaAAGATTCAGAGGTCTGTTAATGTATCTATAAATACACATCACATGAGCTACTGTCTATTACAGGCGTAACTTCTATCACACTGGTCAAGACCTCAACAACTGCAGCACCTGTCAGAACACCGCATGTATCATTTACAGGTACTTCACACAATTTTGTATTGTCTGTATATCTCAAAAGTCTAATACAGTGTTTTGCTCACAGCTATAAAAGGTCTCTATTATTATTAATCCAGTTTTTAACAAAAAACCAAGTAGTATGTGTGAGGTGATTGGTTTGTTTCCCCAAGTAGAAAACAGTATTGGTGTTTTCTGAAAGAGGTACTGTCATTCTGAGAATTCATATAGAAAACTCCCACTAATGTTTTACAGCATTATTATTACTAGCATGCTTTGAAAACCTTTGATGCCGTTTCTGATGATGAAATTCCCTTTGTgtgttacattttaaaagctaggATTTCTGTAATAAATTTAGATCGTGGAAAAGACCAAACACTCAATTTGCCAAATGCCAGTAAGCTATAGCTACAGTTCATGTTCatgtgcaaaacaaaaacaaaactccCACACTTCTCACTTCAGTAAATgtttatttgttattattttaagaGAGTGCAATTTGAGTGTAAGTTACTCCATGTTTAAACTGCAGTTTATGTTAAACTCTTATGACCAAAAAGCTTCGTAGTACTGTGTTCTGGAAGCTGTACATGATTCAAATGCTATGTCTATACAAACCCAAGTCTTCAGCTTGCCAGCCATTAACCAAAAAGCTAGCAGGTACAAAAGTCTTGGTTATACTACACACATAGCTCTTCTGCTCAGCAAGGGATTTTATAAGGCTTCCAACC includes the following:
- the INSYN2B gene encoding protein INSYN2B, whose product is MTNEMGRKETRYLQTLNCDSMAQQNMKMRPVLLKRNSLDSADFMRQPHHRRTKSQQVRFKDDGVNTKTELDTNPAQDIAFTTGKTEIFRDHNLLLHQSPSFPRAQKGLRNIAIQTSPSLRKHFPVFKKKKLTVSKSLTEMPTEPANSIQVNGNLSERDIMSSDLCYLRITNDLEDGFRNSEVDCQLSQRPSKPQSNRPIHSDDLSVSEKTTVSTQVPEYIHVSFPQDSNVSMDAPDTTMNLSNSLHSSTVINSNENNESSILSSNSEKTYPCLSNSANCSECNPHSDSCEADESDPESLAASKEASSKETTPLSPPNHSSSPCFLRDYQQAGEHKTDSSCVTLTNDDHTIMSFTSSNASKSILSCNTEIKKNSTQSDVFQCNSCLEGFHIKSYLPRNEIKPQTTKEISEINQIHLAHGELCALQGRLQSVEESLQSNQEKIKVLLNVIQDLEKSRALSEGRNFYHTGQDLNNCSTCQNTACIIYSVEYDFRQQEGRFHQILKTLDKAEQNPASPQKLPSDHPALDKKELRRKTKKVKRKCFWWI